A stretch of DNA from Vallitalea longa:
CATCTCTTGACAATATTCCATCTTCAAGAACCGTATCACCGTCTATATTATCAAGAGTTCTGCAGGTACCACCCAAAGTGTTGCACTTATCGCCATAATACCATGTGCTGCCATGATGAGTGAATTGACCTATAACATCAATATATAGGTTATTTTTACTGAATATACCTTTGTTATAATATAAGTGAAGGTTATTAGTTATAATTTCTAAATGATCGTCTTCATCAATAACTCTATAATCAACTAATGGAAAGGCTCTATTTACTACTGATTGAGTTGTTCTATCTTCAAATTCATTTTTCTCAGAATATTCTAGTCTTATGAGTTTTGAAGTCAGGACAGTAAATCTGTAATTTTGTCCTTGAACTATAGCTTCTTTTTTAGAAGTACCATTATAATTGTTTTTAAAATGTTTTTGTAATTTTTCCATTTTGTTCCTTTCTAGTGTAATAGGAAAATCCCTACTATCTATTTTATTGAAATCTTTAATGATTTTTACTCTTATCCTTTAACTGAAGATGCTGCTATACCGTCGATAAATCTTTTTTGGAAAATCAAGTATACAATAAGAACAGGTATGATGGATATAGTTGTTGCTGCAAACAATCCGCCGTAATCTGTACCATATCTGCCGTTAAACATTTTAAGTCCAACTGATAATACTTGTTTTTCTTCTGAGCTTATAATCAAATAAGGCCATAGATAATCTTCCCAAGACCAGAGAAATTGGAATATCGCTATACTTGATATAACATTCTGGGATAAAGGAAAAACTATTTTATGAAATATGAACCATTCAGAAGCCCCATCTATTCTAGCCGCTTCCAACATTTCATTAGGTATAGTTGAAATCGACTGTCTCATCATAAATATACCGAAACCACTTACGGCTGCAGGTATAATAATTGCCAAATAACTATCAAGCCATTTAAAATCCAACATCATACTGTATCTTGGAATTATAGTAACACACCAAGGTATCATCATAGTACCTAACACAAGACCAAACAGTAGATTTTTACCCCTGAATTTGTATTTGGCGAATACGAATCCTGATATTGTACTTGTGTAGATGACAATAGCTGTAATCGCAACGGATAAAAATAAACTGTTAGCGAAGAGTCTTAGAAAATTAAAGCTTTTCTGCACATTCACGTAGTTATTGAAGGTAAACAGTTTCGGTAAAAATGTAGGTGTTATCGAAGTAATTTCCGAATTGGTTTTAAAGGATGAGAATACCATCCATAAAAACGGAATTATAGTTATAACTACTAGAATTATAAGGACAAAATGTAATATTAGTGATTTTGCTTTTTTGCTCATTATTTCGCCCCTCCTTTTTCTTTATCTGATGTAATCTTGAATGCAAATACAGTAAATATAGCTATCACTATAAACATAACAAATGATATTGCTGATGCATAACCGAAATTATATTTTACGAAAGCTTCATCGAATATCAAGTATGAAGTAACGTAAGTTGATGTACCTGGACCTCCTTCGGTCATAACGAGTATCTGTATATAAGTCTGTAAATAAGATATGATAGAGGTAATTACAACAAATAATGTCATAGGTTTCAATAGAGGTAAAGTTATGTATCTGAATAAACTAAACCCAGAAGCACCATCAATTTCAGCAGCTTCATAACAGTCTTTTGGTAGTCCGTAAAGTCCAGCTAAAAATAAAACTACTGCATAACCATAATCTTTCCAGATTGTCATTGCAATTACTGAACCTAGGGCAGTATCCTTATTCAGTAACCAATTTATATTAGTACCCAATATTTGATTGATTAATCCCATTTGTGGATTGTACATCCAAACCCATACAAATGATACCGCTACAAGTGGTGTGACCACTGGCATATAAAATGCGGCTCTAAAGAATGTTTTACCTTTTACAATACTAGAATAAAGAATCAATGCTATTCCTAGTCCGATGACTATTCTAAAAAATATAACTACAATAGTAAATATAAGTGTATTACTTAGACTACTCCAGAAGAGGTCATTAGTAAATACTCTTGTATAATTTTCGAAACCAGTATAAATGAAATCTCCTTTTAGAGGATTCCATTTGTGAAAGCTACCAACAAAAGCCATTATTATAGGTATAACAAGAAATACTGCATAGAATATTATTAATCCTGTAACAACTATATTTTTTAGGGAGAAGATAGATTCTTTACGTAACGTCTTTGTTTTAGCCATTTTTTTCTCCTTATCTTTAATGGGGGCAACATGTAGTTGCCCCTAATATATTCTATTTATTTTCTATATGTTTATATTGACTTTCTACAGATGAAAAATCCACACCTTCCATATCTGCTTTGATTTTGTTATTACCATTTTCCAGTGAGTCTTCTATACTGGAATCATTATATATGATATCTTCAAATGATTGCTGTAAAGTTGTTTCAATCGTACTAGGAAATGGACCAGGCCAAATCAAATAATCCACAGTTGTTGATAGTGTTTTAAGTACTGGATGAGATAAAATATCAGCATCTTCAGCTAGTGTTTTCTTAGATGGGAAGATTGAATATTTTATACATAACTCTTTTAATGCTTCATCATTAGACATGAAATATCTAATAAAAGCTTGTGCTATTTCTTTAGAAGCATCATCAACAGTTGAACTTATACCAATAGTTGATTCACCGTTATAACGGTCGTAAGCGAAAGGTACATCTTTATCAGGTGTAGGTATTCTGAATACACCAAAGTTGATATCAGGATAATCATTTGATAATTGATTATAGTACCATCCCCATTTGTATACCATTGCAGATTGTCCTTGACCAAAACTTTCGGCATCTGTAACACCAAAATCTTTTGAACCTATGCCATGAACATTGTATAGATCAAGAAGGAACTGCATATTTTCTTTCATTGTATCATTGTTGATGTTTGGAGTCTTTCCGTCTTCTTTGAATAAAAGTTCTCCTTTCTGATAATTAAGTCCCATAATCATTGACTTGACATCAGAATTATAATTGAATCCTGCTTGAGTAATATTTCCTTTTGAATCTTTCTTAGTTAACTTTTTGGCAACTTCAATAAATTCATCCCATGTTGCTGGAATATCTTCATCAGTTAATCCTGCCTCTGTCCACATGTCTTTATTATAGAAGATACTACCTGTCATCATACCATAATCAATGTAATATACTTTATCATCGATAACGTGATTTTCAGCTCCTGTGAAATCAGCAGTAAGATCTTTTATATCAATATCATAAGGTTCCATATTGTTGATTAAATTATCATGTTGAGAGTTGTGAACACAAAATAGTGCAGGTCCTTCTCCGTTTTGAAGAGCTAGAGGAAGTTTAGTCCAGTAATCTCCCCAAGGATGAGATACTATTTTGATGCTGATGTTTGGATATATTTTTTCAAAACCATCTACTATAGATTGAAATATTTCTGCTGAATCCCAAACCCAAAATTCTACTTCTTTAGGTTCACCGTTATTAATTAAGATATTAGGATCAAACTTAACATTTTCACCAAGTACTGGTAAATTCTTTTCTTTGGTTGTATCCGTTTCTAATTTTTTAGAAGGTTTACTTTCTCCAGAAGAACAACCTACTAAAGATAATAATAAAGTAAATACTAAAATTGCACTAAATATTTTTTTCATGATATCCTCCTTAAGTAATTTAATGTTATTATGAGTTATTTCGAGTTTAACGGTAAACCGATTACTAAAACATAAACCGCTCTCTTGACATATGTAAGGTTTAGCGGTAAACTATATGCATAGTATAGCATTGATTCTTAAGTTTTGTCAAGAATTATTATATAATTTTTATACATGTTGTTAAATACTAACAAATGATAGTCATTGTTTACTATTAAAAAATACATATAGAATTGAGGAAAAATATATGACTATAAGAGATATCGCAAAAGTTGTTGGAGTAACACCTACAACAGTATCAAATGTTATTAATGGAAATTATAATAAAGTTTCACAAAAAACCATTGATAAAGTAAACAAAGTAATAGAAGAATCAGGATATATACCTAATAAAAATGCCAGGGCACTTGCAAACAATTCTTCTAAGATAATAGGAGTGATATTTCCAAAAACAAAAGAAGGATTTATGCAAAATCCATTTCATGCCCAGATTCTGACAGGTATAGAAAAGGTCATAAGTGCTAAGGAGTATTATCTTATGATAAAATCAATTGAAAAATATGAAGATATTTATCAGTTGATGCAAAATTGGAGTGTTGACGGTTTCATTATCCTTAGCCTTATAGGTTATCAACTACCGAAGCTGGAAAAATTCAAAAATGTTCCAGTTGTTTTTATAGATACCTATTATGAAGAACTCAAATACATCAATATTGGTTCGGATGACTATGGTGGTGAATACAAAGCTGCAAACCATTTATTGAAAATGGGACATGAATCAATAGGTTTCATATCTTATCATATAGATTACCCCAGTGTTATTAGTATGAGATTAAACGGGTTCAAAGATGCATTGGAAAATAAAGGGATACCTTTTGATTATTCAAAAGATGTACTAGAGATAGAAGAGTTCGATGCTCATGATGAAGAGTGTGTTAATAGAATCCTCGATTTTGCGAAAAATAAAACAGGAATATGTATCAGTGCCGATATATTGGCTATAGAGATAGTAGAAGTGTTAAAAGATAATGGATATATTATTCCTGATGATATG
This window harbors:
- a CDS encoding LacI family DNA-binding transcriptional regulator, whose translation is MEEKYMTIRDIAKVVGVTPTTVSNVINGNYNKVSQKTIDKVNKVIEESGYIPNKNARALANNSSKIIGVIFPKTKEGFMQNPFHAQILTGIEKVISAKEYYLMIKSIEKYEDIYQLMQNWSVDGFIILSLIGYQLPKLEKFKNVPVVFIDTYYEELKYINIGSDDYGGEYKAANHLLKMGHESIGFISYHIDYPSVISMRLNGFKDALENKGIPFDYSKDVLEIEEFDAHDEECVNRILDFAKNKTGICISADILAIEIVEVLKDNGYIIPDDMSIIGFDNVYLSRYANPKLTTINQDIIAKGNIAAENLINMIEKNYSKEPNIKIQTDLVIRDSVKKLV
- a CDS encoding carbohydrate ABC transporter permease — its product is MSKKAKSLILHFVLIILVVITIIPFLWMVFSSFKTNSEITSITPTFLPKLFTFNNYVNVQKSFNFLRLFANSLFLSVAITAIVIYTSTISGFVFAKYKFRGKNLLFGLVLGTMMIPWCVTIIPRYSMMLDFKWLDSYLAIIIPAAVSGFGIFMMRQSISTIPNEMLEAARIDGASEWFIFHKIVFPLSQNVISSIAIFQFLWSWEDYLWPYLIISSEEKQVLSVGLKMFNGRYGTDYGGLFAATTISIIPVLIVYLIFQKRFIDGIAASSVKG
- a CDS encoding ABC transporter substrate-binding protein; the protein is MKKIFSAILVFTLLLSLVGCSSGESKPSKKLETDTTKEKNLPVLGENVKFDPNILINNGEPKEVEFWVWDSAEIFQSIVDGFEKIYPNISIKIVSHPWGDYWTKLPLALQNGEGPALFCVHNSQHDNLINNMEPYDIDIKDLTADFTGAENHVIDDKVYYIDYGMMTGSIFYNKDMWTEAGLTDEDIPATWDEFIEVAKKLTKKDSKGNITQAGFNYNSDVKSMIMGLNYQKGELLFKEDGKTPNINNDTMKENMQFLLDLYNVHGIGSKDFGVTDAESFGQGQSAMVYKWGWYYNQLSNDYPDINFGVFRIPTPDKDVPFAYDRYNGESTIGISSTVDDASKEIAQAFIRYFMSNDEALKELCIKYSIFPSKKTLAEDADILSHPVLKTLSTTVDYLIWPGPFPSTIETTLQQSFEDIIYNDSSIEDSLENGNNKIKADMEGVDFSSVESQYKHIENK
- a CDS encoding carbohydrate ABC transporter permease, which produces MAKTKTLRKESIFSLKNIVVTGLIIFYAVFLVIPIIMAFVGSFHKWNPLKGDFIYTGFENYTRVFTNDLFWSSLSNTLIFTIVVIFFRIVIGLGIALILYSSIVKGKTFFRAAFYMPVVTPLVAVSFVWVWMYNPQMGLINQILGTNINWLLNKDTALGSVIAMTIWKDYGYAVVLFLAGLYGLPKDCYEAAEIDGASGFSLFRYITLPLLKPMTLFVVITSIISYLQTYIQILVMTEGGPGTSTYVTSYLIFDEAFVKYNFGYASAISFVMFIVIAIFTVFAFKITSDKEKGGAK